A genomic stretch from Erwinia sp. E_sp_B01_1 includes:
- a CDS encoding ABC transporter ATP-binding protein, whose amino-acid sequence MKRPPFSPALISGIDVHDLTLRFGDKPVFESLSFAIPSGHFTTLLGASGVGKTSLLKIIAGLTKPTSGRVTGSDGQPVKGRVAYMGQKDLLYPWLTVEENITLASRLQGKKADREWAGDLLERVGLTGYGNSLPAALSGGMRQRVALARTLYQRQPIVLMDEPFSALDAITRASIQTLAAELLAGHTVLLITHDPMEACRLSHQLLVLSPPPGGIDASHQIAGHPPRAPDDASLLQSQGQLLQQLLRASA is encoded by the coding sequence ATGAAACGTCCCCCCTTCTCACCCGCCCTGATTTCGGGTATCGACGTCCATGATTTAACGCTGCGCTTCGGAGACAAGCCCGTTTTTGAGTCGCTGAGTTTTGCTATTCCTTCAGGGCATTTCACCACGCTTTTAGGCGCCAGCGGCGTGGGGAAAACCAGCCTGCTGAAAATTATTGCCGGGCTGACTAAGCCAACCTCAGGCAGGGTGACAGGCAGTGATGGGCAGCCGGTTAAAGGTCGTGTGGCTTATATGGGACAGAAAGACCTGCTTTATCCCTGGCTCACCGTTGAAGAAAATATCACTCTTGCCTCAAGGTTGCAGGGCAAAAAAGCCGATCGGGAGTGGGCAGGCGACCTGCTCGAACGCGTAGGCTTAACGGGCTATGGCAACAGCCTGCCTGCGGCTTTATCCGGCGGTATGCGTCAGCGGGTTGCCCTGGCGCGAACGCTTTATCAGCGTCAGCCCATCGTTTTGATGGATGAGCCCTTTTCTGCGCTGGACGCCATCACGCGCGCTTCCATCCAGACGCTGGCGGCAGAGTTGCTGGCCGGCCATACCGTGCTGCTGATAACGCACGATCCTATGGAAGCCTGCCGGCTTAGCCACCAGCTGCTGGTGCTGTCGCCCCCACCCGGCGGCATTGATGCCAGCCATCAGATTGCCGGTCATCCCCCAAGAGCCCCCGACGATGCCAGCTTGCTGCAAAGTCAGGGTCAACTCCTTCAGCAACTGCTCAGGGCTTCAGCATGA
- a CDS encoding ABC transporter substrate-binding protein, whose amino-acid sequence MFKKTLCGILFTAAFASTANATDKLTLVLDWYINPDHAPIMVAEQIGAFKEQGLEVKIVPPSDPALPPRLVAAGQADLAITYQPQLHFFADQGLPLMRVGTLINSPLNTVMTLDKSITSPAGLKGKKVGYSVSGIEQATLGTMLNKEHVTVDQVRMVNVNFQLTSALMAGQVDAVIGGYRNIEALELELHGKKPVVFNVEDYGVPAYDELIIVANRDKADAPKIKKFLTALKQGSDYLHAHPQETWNKFASSHAELNTPLNKEAWMKTLPMFARDPSHLDKARYQAYEQFLFANKLIKKITPVDDYATELK is encoded by the coding sequence ATGTTTAAAAAGACCCTCTGCGGGATCCTGTTTACTGCGGCGTTTGCTTCCACTGCCAATGCCACCGACAAACTGACGCTGGTCCTCGACTGGTATATCAATCCCGATCACGCACCTATTATGGTCGCGGAGCAGATCGGCGCTTTCAAAGAGCAGGGACTTGAGGTGAAAATTGTTCCGCCTTCAGATCCTGCTCTGCCCCCAAGGCTGGTGGCCGCCGGGCAGGCCGATCTGGCGATCACCTATCAGCCCCAGCTCCACTTCTTTGCCGATCAGGGGCTGCCGCTGATGCGGGTAGGTACGCTGATCAATTCTCCGCTGAACACGGTCATGACGCTGGATAAAAGCATCACCTCTCCGGCGGGATTAAAAGGCAAAAAAGTGGGCTATTCGGTCAGTGGGATTGAGCAGGCCACGCTGGGCACCATGCTGAATAAGGAGCACGTCACGGTGGACCAGGTCAGGATGGTAAACGTCAATTTTCAGCTGACCAGCGCACTGATGGCCGGTCAGGTGGATGCGGTAATCGGCGGCTACCGCAATATAGAAGCGCTTGAGCTGGAGCTGCACGGCAAGAAGCCGGTGGTTTTTAACGTGGAGGATTATGGTGTCCCCGCTTATGACGAGCTGATTATCGTCGCCAACCGTGATAAGGCGGATGCGCCAAAAATCAAAAAATTCCTCACCGCGCTGAAACAAGGCAGTGATTATCTGCACGCACATCCTCAGGAGACCTGGAATAAGTTTGCCAGCAGCCATGCGGAACTTAACACCCCGTTGAATAAAGAAGCCTGGATGAAAACCCTGCCGATGTTTGCCCGGGATCCGTCACATCTGGATAAAGCACGCTATCAGGCCTATGAGCAGTTCCTGTTTGCTAATAAGCTGATAAAGAAAATTACGCCGGTGGATGATTACGCCACCGAGCTGAAATAA